GTCTCCTGGTTGTAAGGACAGACATGTcttcacacatgtacacacgtaCACTGTCAGCTAAAAAGAAAAGAGGAGTTTCCATAAAGCACTCAGCAGAATAGCTGCAAAATGACCTGTCCTCATGCGTTCTTTGTCACTACCAGGTTTATTGTCCAGATTTGACTCTGGCCTGCGGTCTGCTGTGAGAAGGGTAGCCAAGACCGGAGAGAATGGAGATCCTCAACTTTTCCCATGCCATCAACCTCAGCAGTACCAACAGAGTCATGGCCAGCCTTCTCCCTGGAAGTCCCTACACTGCTGTGGAGATGATCCTCATCATCCTCGTAGCCAGTTCTCTGAGTCTGGTCACCATCACTGGCAACATTCTGGTCATGCTCTCCATAAAGGTTTGGATCTTCTAGTTCTGATTATTTACCAAGATTGATATATACATGTTTTAAAAAGGCCAAAGACTAAAACCGTTAAATTAAAGCTACCACAAGGACCTTTTCACTGAGTATTCATCAGTCTCAATGTAATGTCGATGCCTCTACATGACCAacataagcaaatgagaccatcGGAGAGAAGAGTAGATAATTTGCCATATAATGATTCCAAATGCTGGTGTCCAGGTCAGATTATCCACCATAATTGAAGATGCATTCCCTTAATTGGTATATACATCCTGCAAACACCACCACATCTCCTACTCTCCTCTCCAAAACAAATGCAAGAGACACCAAAGGATGGATGTAGATCTTTACGACaacagtgtcttgatgcatgctaattaatccaggtaagggcatccgggtagtgtggcggtctattctgttgcctaccaacacagggatcgctggttcgaatccccatgttacctctggcttggtcgggcgtccctacagaaacaattggctgtgtctgcgggtgggaagccggatgtgggtgtgtgtcctggtcgctgcactagcgcctcctctggtctgtcggggtgcctgttcagggggagggggaactggggggaatagcgtgatcctcccacgtgctacgtccccctggtgaaactcctcactgtcaggtggaaagaagcggctggtgactccacatgtatgggaggaggcatgcggtagtctgcagccctccccggaccagcagagggggggtggggcagcgaccgggacggctcagagagcagggtgattggccaagtgcaatggggagaaaagggggggggggtccacaaaaaaataaaaacaatccaggtaaggaaaaccTGGAGAGTTgactcggttcatctggacgcggtgtttactgagagaaacctgtggtcaggtgagactgacgaagtcccttagatgagtgacgaaacgtttctcccaataaatgttgtgtccagatgagctgattcaacttgctgACAAGAGGCAATGTTCATGGGAAATGAAGTTGGTCTTGCGGGAAACGCCGCTGCTTTTGTCCACAGCGGCGAGCAAAGTAAACAAAAATCCAAGACTCCATGTAGAAGTTCTAATATGAAAtatctatccaaaggagttgaatcacggatatataccaagtccagttgcacttgattcaactcctttggataaccatgacctggatgaatgaggacattcacagacaatatgAAATATCGTCATGCCTCAGAGATATGATGCTTCGCCAAAGAACAGCATTTAACAAGATCCATTATTTATGTTTTCTTTGTAAAGGTCAACAGAAACCTGCAGACCGTCAACAACTACTTCCTCTTCAGCCTAGCATGTGCAGACCTCATCATCGGCTTGTGTTCCATGAACCTATACACGGTCTATATTGTGATTGGTCACTGGCCCTTGGGAGCAgttgtgtgtgacctgtggttggCTGTTGATTATGTTGTTAGCAATGCTTCAGTCATGAACCTCCTCATCATCAGCTTTGACCGTTATTTCTGTGTCACAAAGCCACTCAGCTACCCTGTACGTCGTAGCACCAAAATGGCAGGTTTGATGATTGCTGCAGCCTGGGTCCTGTCTTTCATCTTGTGGGCACCAGCCATTTTATTCTGGCAGTTCATTGTTGGCGGGAGAACTGTGCCACTAGACGAGTGCTACATCCAGTTCTTCTCCAATGCTGCAGTGACGTTTGGCACAGCCATAGCTGCGTTTTACCTGCCAGTAGCCATCATGATCGCCCTCTACTGGCGCATCTCCAAGGCAAGCCGCAGCCGAGTGAAACGGGACAGTAGGAAGACTTCGGGGACCAGTTTGGGGGAAGGCCCATCACAGAGTCAGGAGGATGGATGTCGGAGTCAGCCCAACGACTGCACCATGAGCACAGAAGAGGACAGGGAAGTTGTACATGGAGAGAAGGGAATGGTGCAGCAGCAGAATGGGAGCGGCCCCTGCAAGGAGGACAGAACACAAACGAAGGGCTCAACCAATGACAGCGAGACTGTCAGCATCCCCATTTCATCATTAAACGACGATgaggaggttgaatcagctccCGCCACCCTATTGCAGGAGAGATTAAATGTTGAGAAAGAGACAAA
The window above is part of the Lampris incognitus isolate fLamInc1 chromosome 6, fLamInc1.hap2, whole genome shotgun sequence genome. Proteins encoded here:
- the LOC130114174 gene encoding muscarinic acetylcholine receptor M2-like, translated to MEILNFSHAINLSSTNRVMASLLPGSPYTAVEMILIILVASSLSLVTITGNILVMLSIKVNRNLQTVNNYFLFSLACADLIIGLCSMNLYTVYIVIGHWPLGAVVCDLWLAVDYVVSNASVMNLLIISFDRYFCVTKPLSYPVRRSTKMAGLMIAAAWVLSFILWAPAILFWQFIVGGRTVPLDECYIQFFSNAAVTFGTAIAAFYLPVAIMIALYWRISKASRSRVKRDSRKTSGTSLGEGPSQSQEDGCRSQPNDCTMSTEEDREVVHGEKGMVQQQNGSGPCKEDRTQTKGSTNDSETVSIPISSLNDDEEVESAPATLLQERLNVEKETNQTQCCSQTGAKGRGSKLPHIRRNAQTGQNTNTCPETSATERQSLVTKTLFKVTKRISAQTTRKSASSREKKVTRTIMAILVAFVVTWTPYNVMVLINTFCSACIPNSLWTIGYWLCYINSTINPACYALCNTTFKNTFKHLLLCQYKNIRSAR